One segment of Primulina tabacum isolate GXHZ01 chromosome 6, ASM2559414v2, whole genome shotgun sequence DNA contains the following:
- the LOC142549111 gene encoding uncharacterized protein LOC142549111 isoform X3 has translation MSLIYTINPTAYVTTPTPFTSASHVLVNISFSEPCGGGGGFRCSTINTCNLLVYGAGEVVPSTFDVVQPHLKYSIVVHLSQRIQYGRVILVMDRNFCSDSAGNIFARSKNSSYFIHIDRRSNNVNLKTHIPERQLAIEGETRTVLATNKNRNLKVYLYFTEPVLNSSTEILNSITTSEGSFVPVSGDTFGNRRFGYQLQLTDVAEMAVVTVSVQTNLVISRQGTSVTPVPPITFLYDSQRPTVRLSTTSKMRTKETSIPIVIKFVKPVFGFNSSLITISGGHLLSFQEMTKSIYAVHVQALADSISVYIPENITTDVSGNKNRASNTILIRHYSVPVESLILSTFVTTAFGVTCLIGGFLTVSTATLLSFGAFSRPSSILSSDPARYIFRIAYHIQVFALSKWLAVTLPIEYYEFARGLQWSIPYLKLPWERKNVLPMMVGSSSSRSRLVHSSEIRETGVFKGVQPRAGSLESAAKVYGLPLTPMEYISYFESHHIVPQAEYILDPRNSHGWRDFSRSMFWLSIIGGTLVLVHVLFLFILKFKKKNNEKRSFGALIFPRFEIFLLILALPCFCKASAALLKGGMSSGMAIGFLIMSIVALVMLSLFLFLSCGITLGKLLQYKEVHREGQIFRWYKEIIRAILGPGKRSQWTWKNRPGSTNLTIFGPLFEDLRGPPKYMLSQISVGRVNKRDDRIIASDDETEDAEAPIIQKLFGIMRIYYTFLECSKRVALGIVAGAYVQNSSLKTPTIIVLCMTSFQLFFMVLKKPFIKKKVQLAEIVSVSGEVAIFAICYVFLEQKFSPQNERKIGISMLLIFLLAFLVQMINEWRALYRQIKRLDPINNSFLRGLENALIGFLLFCCPHGLVKNLDRKFPLNNTTETAETTFSANRIQSLGSAASGDKSWLKQIQELARSSFSKDGARTIPGDPSTSKSTKSSGFWRARMSGSSTASTDVSTKQRGLHRELEEIFSLK, from the exons ATGTCTTTAATAT acactattaACCCAACAGCATATGTTACTACTCCAACACCCTTTACTAGTGCTTCTCATGTCTTAGTGAACATATCTTTCAGTGAACCttgtggtggtggaggtggtttCAGATGTTCTACTATAAACACCTGCAAC CTTCTGGTTTATGGTGCGGGTGAGGTTGTACCGAGTACATTTGACGTTGTTCAGCCACATTTGAAATATTCTATTGTTGTCCATTTGTCTCAAAGAATTCAATATGGACGTGTGATCTTGGTAATGGACAGAAATTTCTGTTCAGACTCTGCAGGAAACATATTTGCAAGGAGtaaaaattcgagttatttcaTACACATTG ATAGAAGAAGCAATAATGTGAACTTGAAGACTCATATACCAGAAAGACAACTTGCAATTGAAGGTGAAACTAGAACTGTACTGGCAACTAATAAAAATAGGAATCTAAAGGTGTACCTGTATTTCACGGAACCAGTCCTCAACTCATCCACTGAAATTCTAAATTCCATCACCACAAGTGAAGGATCATTTGTGCCCGTCAGTGGGGATACCTTTGGAAATCGAAGATTTGGCTATCAG TTGCAGCTAACAGATGTAGCGGAGATGGCTGTTGTTACTGTGAGCGTGCAAACAAACTTAGTAATCAGCAGACAAGGGACCTCTGTCACTCCTGTACCTCCCATAACTTTTCTCTATG ATTCTCAAAGGCCTACAGTTAGGCTGAGCACAACAAGCAAAATGCGAACAAAAGAAACGAGTATTCCGATTGTGATCAAATTCGTGAAGCCAGTATTTGGCTTTAACTCATCTCTTATAACCATCTCTGGTGGTCATTTGCTCAG TTTCCAGGAGATGACTAAGAGCATCTATGCCGTGCATGTACAAGCACTCGCCGATTCTATATCAGTCTATATTCCCGAAAACATAACCACGGATGTCTCTGGAAATAAAAATAGAGCATCCAACACTATACTAATCAGGCACT ATTCTGTGCCGGTGGAATCTTTGATTCTTTCAACCTTTGTTACTACTGCTTTTGGTGTGACATGTTTGATTGGAGGGTTTCTCACTGTTTCAACAGCAACACTTTTATCTTTTGGAGCATTCTCCAGGCCAAGTTCTATCTTATCCTCTGACCCTGCAAGATATATTTTT AGAATCGCTTACCACATTCAGGTGTTTGCCTTATCTAAATGGCTGGCAGTTACTTTGCCTATAGAATATTATGAATTCGCAAGAGGTCTGCAATGGAGTATCCCTTACTTGAAGCTCCCATGGGAGAGAAAAAATGTCCTGCCAATGATGGTTGGATCGAGTTCTTCTAGGAGCCGACTAGTACATAGTTCTGAAATCCGTGAAACAGGAGTTTTCAAGGGTGTTCAACCAAGAGCTGGCAGTCTGGAATCAGCAGCCAAAGTGTATGGATTGCCACTGACTCCTATGGAATACATATCCTATTTTGAG AGCCATCATATTGTGCCTCAAGCTGAATATATTTTAGATCCAAGAAATTCACACGG GTGGAGAGATTTCAGTAGAAGCATGTTTTGGTTATCCATAATTGGTGGCACCTTGGTTCTGGTCCATGTTTTATTCCTTTTTATCCTTAAATTCAAGAAGAAAAACAACGAAAAACGGAGCTTTGGAGCTCTTATTTTTCCAAGATTCGAGATATTTCTGCTAATTCTTGCGCTACCATGCTTCTGCAAAGCTTCAGCTGCTTTGCTCAAAG GTGGGATGTCTTCTGGAATGGCCATAGGGTTTCTGATCATGAGTATAGTTGCTTTGGTTATGTTATCATTGTTTTTGTTCCTTTCCTGCGGAATCACGCTAGGGAAGCTGCTTCAGTACAAGGAAGTACATCGTGAGGGACAAATATTTCGATGGTATAAAGAAATTATTCGAGCCATACTGGGTCCTGGTAAAAGAAGCCAATGGACGTGGAAGAACCGCCCTGGTTCAACTAATCTTACCATTTTCGGCCCTCTATTTGAGGATCTTAGAGGCCCTCCAAAGTACATGCTGTCTCAGATTTCTGTTGGTCGTGTGAACAAACGTGATGACAGAATAATTGCTTCTGATGACGAAACGGAAGATGCAGAAGCACCCATAATTCAAAAATTGTTTGGAATTATGAGGATTTACTACACATTTCTTGAATGTTCCAAACGTGTGGCACTCGGAATCGTGGCTGGTGCTTATGTACAGAACTCATCCTTAAAAACTCCAACGATCATAGTACTTTGTATGACCTCATTTCAACTGTTCTTCATGGTTCTTAAGAAGCCATTCATTAAGAAAAAGGTCCAGCTAGCCGAGATTGTCTCAGTGTCAGGTGAGGTCGCCATTTTTGCAATCTGTTATGTTTTCTTGGAACAGAAGTTTTCCCCCCAAAACGAGAGGAAAATTGGGATCTCGATGCTGTTGATTTTCTTGTTAGCCTTTCTAGTCCAAATGATCAATGAATGGCGTGCACTATACCGACAGATAAAGCGTCTGGATCCCATTAACAACTCGTTTTTACGAGGTTTGGAAAATGCTTTAATTGGATTCCTCTTGTTCTGTTGTCCCCACGGTTTGGTCAAGAATCTCGACCGAAAGTTCCCTTTAAACAATACTACTGAAACGGCAGAAACGACTTTTTCTGCTAATAGGATTCAGAGCTTGGGGAGCGCGGCCTCCGGAGACAAGTCGTGGTTGAAGCAAATTCAAGAACTAGCAAGATCAAGCTTTAGTAAAGACGGAGCCAGGACCATCCCAGGCGATCCATCCACGAGTAAATCGACCAAGTCGAGCGGATTTTGGAGAGCTAGGATGAGTGGAAGTTCGACTGCGTCTACTGACGTTAGTACAAAACAGAGGGGATTGCACAGAGAATTGGAAGaaattttttcattaaaatga
- the LOC142549111 gene encoding uncharacterized protein LOC142549111 isoform X5 has protein sequence MLLVYGAGEVVPSTFDVVQPHLKYSIVVHLSQRIQYGRVILVMDRNFCSDSAGNIFARSKNSSYFIHIDRRSNNVNLKTHIPERQLAIEGETRTVLATNKNRNLKVYLYFTEPVLNSSTEILNSITTSEGSFVPVSGDTFGNRRFGYQLQLTDVAEMAVVTVSVQTNLVISRQGTSVTPVPPITFLYDSQRPTVRLSTTSKMRTKETSIPIVIKFVKPVFGFNSSLITISGGHLLSFQEMTKSIYAVHVQALADSISVYIPENITTDVSGNKNRASNTILIRHYSVPVESLILSTFVTTAFGVTCLIGGFLTVSTATLLSFGAFSRPSSILSSDPARYIFRIAYHIQVFALSKWLAVTLPIEYYEFARGLQWSIPYLKLPWERKNVLPMMVGSSSSRSRLVHSSEIRETGVFKGVQPRAGSLESAAKVYGLPLTPMEYISYFESHHIVPQAEYILDPRNSHGWRDFSRSMFWLSIIGGTLVLVHVLFLFILKFKKKNNEKRSFGALIFPRFEIFLLILALPCFCKASAALLKGGMSSGMAIGFLIMSIVALVMLSLFLFLSCGITLGKLLQYKEVHREGQIFRWYKEIIRAILGPGKRSQWTWKNRPGSTNLTIFGPLFEDLRGPPKYMLSQISVGRVNKRDDRIIASDDETEDAEAPIIQKLFGIMRIYYTFLECSKRVALGIVAGAYVQNSSLKTPTIIVLCMTSFQLFFMVLKKPFIKKKVQLAEIVSVSGEVAIFAICYVFLEQKFSPQNERKIGISMLLIFLLAFLVQMINEWRALYRQIKRLDPINNSFLRGLENALIGFLLFCCPHGLVKNLDRKFPLNNTTETAETTFSANRIQSLGSAASGDKSWLKQIQELARSSFSKDGARTIPGDPSTSKSTKSSGFWRARMSGSSTASTDVSTKQRGLHRELEEIFSLK, from the exons ATG CTTCTGGTTTATGGTGCGGGTGAGGTTGTACCGAGTACATTTGACGTTGTTCAGCCACATTTGAAATATTCTATTGTTGTCCATTTGTCTCAAAGAATTCAATATGGACGTGTGATCTTGGTAATGGACAGAAATTTCTGTTCAGACTCTGCAGGAAACATATTTGCAAGGAGtaaaaattcgagttatttcaTACACATTG ATAGAAGAAGCAATAATGTGAACTTGAAGACTCATATACCAGAAAGACAACTTGCAATTGAAGGTGAAACTAGAACTGTACTGGCAACTAATAAAAATAGGAATCTAAAGGTGTACCTGTATTTCACGGAACCAGTCCTCAACTCATCCACTGAAATTCTAAATTCCATCACCACAAGTGAAGGATCATTTGTGCCCGTCAGTGGGGATACCTTTGGAAATCGAAGATTTGGCTATCAG TTGCAGCTAACAGATGTAGCGGAGATGGCTGTTGTTACTGTGAGCGTGCAAACAAACTTAGTAATCAGCAGACAAGGGACCTCTGTCACTCCTGTACCTCCCATAACTTTTCTCTATG ATTCTCAAAGGCCTACAGTTAGGCTGAGCACAACAAGCAAAATGCGAACAAAAGAAACGAGTATTCCGATTGTGATCAAATTCGTGAAGCCAGTATTTGGCTTTAACTCATCTCTTATAACCATCTCTGGTGGTCATTTGCTCAG TTTCCAGGAGATGACTAAGAGCATCTATGCCGTGCATGTACAAGCACTCGCCGATTCTATATCAGTCTATATTCCCGAAAACATAACCACGGATGTCTCTGGAAATAAAAATAGAGCATCCAACACTATACTAATCAGGCACT ATTCTGTGCCGGTGGAATCTTTGATTCTTTCAACCTTTGTTACTACTGCTTTTGGTGTGACATGTTTGATTGGAGGGTTTCTCACTGTTTCAACAGCAACACTTTTATCTTTTGGAGCATTCTCCAGGCCAAGTTCTATCTTATCCTCTGACCCTGCAAGATATATTTTT AGAATCGCTTACCACATTCAGGTGTTTGCCTTATCTAAATGGCTGGCAGTTACTTTGCCTATAGAATATTATGAATTCGCAAGAGGTCTGCAATGGAGTATCCCTTACTTGAAGCTCCCATGGGAGAGAAAAAATGTCCTGCCAATGATGGTTGGATCGAGTTCTTCTAGGAGCCGACTAGTACATAGTTCTGAAATCCGTGAAACAGGAGTTTTCAAGGGTGTTCAACCAAGAGCTGGCAGTCTGGAATCAGCAGCCAAAGTGTATGGATTGCCACTGACTCCTATGGAATACATATCCTATTTTGAG AGCCATCATATTGTGCCTCAAGCTGAATATATTTTAGATCCAAGAAATTCACACGG GTGGAGAGATTTCAGTAGAAGCATGTTTTGGTTATCCATAATTGGTGGCACCTTGGTTCTGGTCCATGTTTTATTCCTTTTTATCCTTAAATTCAAGAAGAAAAACAACGAAAAACGGAGCTTTGGAGCTCTTATTTTTCCAAGATTCGAGATATTTCTGCTAATTCTTGCGCTACCATGCTTCTGCAAAGCTTCAGCTGCTTTGCTCAAAG GTGGGATGTCTTCTGGAATGGCCATAGGGTTTCTGATCATGAGTATAGTTGCTTTGGTTATGTTATCATTGTTTTTGTTCCTTTCCTGCGGAATCACGCTAGGGAAGCTGCTTCAGTACAAGGAAGTACATCGTGAGGGACAAATATTTCGATGGTATAAAGAAATTATTCGAGCCATACTGGGTCCTGGTAAAAGAAGCCAATGGACGTGGAAGAACCGCCCTGGTTCAACTAATCTTACCATTTTCGGCCCTCTATTTGAGGATCTTAGAGGCCCTCCAAAGTACATGCTGTCTCAGATTTCTGTTGGTCGTGTGAACAAACGTGATGACAGAATAATTGCTTCTGATGACGAAACGGAAGATGCAGAAGCACCCATAATTCAAAAATTGTTTGGAATTATGAGGATTTACTACACATTTCTTGAATGTTCCAAACGTGTGGCACTCGGAATCGTGGCTGGTGCTTATGTACAGAACTCATCCTTAAAAACTCCAACGATCATAGTACTTTGTATGACCTCATTTCAACTGTTCTTCATGGTTCTTAAGAAGCCATTCATTAAGAAAAAGGTCCAGCTAGCCGAGATTGTCTCAGTGTCAGGTGAGGTCGCCATTTTTGCAATCTGTTATGTTTTCTTGGAACAGAAGTTTTCCCCCCAAAACGAGAGGAAAATTGGGATCTCGATGCTGTTGATTTTCTTGTTAGCCTTTCTAGTCCAAATGATCAATGAATGGCGTGCACTATACCGACAGATAAAGCGTCTGGATCCCATTAACAACTCGTTTTTACGAGGTTTGGAAAATGCTTTAATTGGATTCCTCTTGTTCTGTTGTCCCCACGGTTTGGTCAAGAATCTCGACCGAAAGTTCCCTTTAAACAATACTACTGAAACGGCAGAAACGACTTTTTCTGCTAATAGGATTCAGAGCTTGGGGAGCGCGGCCTCCGGAGACAAGTCGTGGTTGAAGCAAATTCAAGAACTAGCAAGATCAAGCTTTAGTAAAGACGGAGCCAGGACCATCCCAGGCGATCCATCCACGAGTAAATCGACCAAGTCGAGCGGATTTTGGAGAGCTAGGATGAGTGGAAGTTCGACTGCGTCTACTGACGTTAGTACAAAACAGAGGGGATTGCACAGAGAATTGGAAGaaattttttcattaaaatga
- the LOC142549111 gene encoding uncharacterized protein LOC142549111 isoform X6, translated as MDRNFCSDSAGNIFARSKNSSYFIHIDRRSNNVNLKTHIPERQLAIEGETRTVLATNKNRNLKVYLYFTEPVLNSSTEILNSITTSEGSFVPVSGDTFGNRRFGYQLQLTDVAEMAVVTVSVQTNLVISRQGTSVTPVPPITFLYDSQRPTVRLSTTSKMRTKETSIPIVIKFVKPVFGFNSSLITISGGHLLSFQEMTKSIYAVHVQALADSISVYIPENITTDVSGNKNRASNTILIRHYSVPVESLILSTFVTTAFGVTCLIGGFLTVSTATLLSFGAFSRPSSILSSDPARYIFRIAYHIQVFALSKWLAVTLPIEYYEFARGLQWSIPYLKLPWERKNVLPMMVGSSSSRSRLVHSSEIRETGVFKGVQPRAGSLESAAKVYGLPLTPMEYISYFESHHIVPQAEYILDPRNSHGWRDFSRSMFWLSIIGGTLVLVHVLFLFILKFKKKNNEKRSFGALIFPRFEIFLLILALPCFCKASAALLKGGMSSGMAIGFLIMSIVALVMLSLFLFLSCGITLGKLLQYKEVHREGQIFRWYKEIIRAILGPGKRSQWTWKNRPGSTNLTIFGPLFEDLRGPPKYMLSQISVGRVNKRDDRIIASDDETEDAEAPIIQKLFGIMRIYYTFLECSKRVALGIVAGAYVQNSSLKTPTIIVLCMTSFQLFFMVLKKPFIKKKVQLAEIVSVSGEVAIFAICYVFLEQKFSPQNERKIGISMLLIFLLAFLVQMINEWRALYRQIKRLDPINNSFLRGLENALIGFLLFCCPHGLVKNLDRKFPLNNTTETAETTFSANRIQSLGSAASGDKSWLKQIQELARSSFSKDGARTIPGDPSTSKSTKSSGFWRARMSGSSTASTDVSTKQRGLHRELEEIFSLK; from the exons ATGGACAGAAATTTCTGTTCAGACTCTGCAGGAAACATATTTGCAAGGAGtaaaaattcgagttatttcaTACACATTG ATAGAAGAAGCAATAATGTGAACTTGAAGACTCATATACCAGAAAGACAACTTGCAATTGAAGGTGAAACTAGAACTGTACTGGCAACTAATAAAAATAGGAATCTAAAGGTGTACCTGTATTTCACGGAACCAGTCCTCAACTCATCCACTGAAATTCTAAATTCCATCACCACAAGTGAAGGATCATTTGTGCCCGTCAGTGGGGATACCTTTGGAAATCGAAGATTTGGCTATCAG TTGCAGCTAACAGATGTAGCGGAGATGGCTGTTGTTACTGTGAGCGTGCAAACAAACTTAGTAATCAGCAGACAAGGGACCTCTGTCACTCCTGTACCTCCCATAACTTTTCTCTATG ATTCTCAAAGGCCTACAGTTAGGCTGAGCACAACAAGCAAAATGCGAACAAAAGAAACGAGTATTCCGATTGTGATCAAATTCGTGAAGCCAGTATTTGGCTTTAACTCATCTCTTATAACCATCTCTGGTGGTCATTTGCTCAG TTTCCAGGAGATGACTAAGAGCATCTATGCCGTGCATGTACAAGCACTCGCCGATTCTATATCAGTCTATATTCCCGAAAACATAACCACGGATGTCTCTGGAAATAAAAATAGAGCATCCAACACTATACTAATCAGGCACT ATTCTGTGCCGGTGGAATCTTTGATTCTTTCAACCTTTGTTACTACTGCTTTTGGTGTGACATGTTTGATTGGAGGGTTTCTCACTGTTTCAACAGCAACACTTTTATCTTTTGGAGCATTCTCCAGGCCAAGTTCTATCTTATCCTCTGACCCTGCAAGATATATTTTT AGAATCGCTTACCACATTCAGGTGTTTGCCTTATCTAAATGGCTGGCAGTTACTTTGCCTATAGAATATTATGAATTCGCAAGAGGTCTGCAATGGAGTATCCCTTACTTGAAGCTCCCATGGGAGAGAAAAAATGTCCTGCCAATGATGGTTGGATCGAGTTCTTCTAGGAGCCGACTAGTACATAGTTCTGAAATCCGTGAAACAGGAGTTTTCAAGGGTGTTCAACCAAGAGCTGGCAGTCTGGAATCAGCAGCCAAAGTGTATGGATTGCCACTGACTCCTATGGAATACATATCCTATTTTGAG AGCCATCATATTGTGCCTCAAGCTGAATATATTTTAGATCCAAGAAATTCACACGG GTGGAGAGATTTCAGTAGAAGCATGTTTTGGTTATCCATAATTGGTGGCACCTTGGTTCTGGTCCATGTTTTATTCCTTTTTATCCTTAAATTCAAGAAGAAAAACAACGAAAAACGGAGCTTTGGAGCTCTTATTTTTCCAAGATTCGAGATATTTCTGCTAATTCTTGCGCTACCATGCTTCTGCAAAGCTTCAGCTGCTTTGCTCAAAG GTGGGATGTCTTCTGGAATGGCCATAGGGTTTCTGATCATGAGTATAGTTGCTTTGGTTATGTTATCATTGTTTTTGTTCCTTTCCTGCGGAATCACGCTAGGGAAGCTGCTTCAGTACAAGGAAGTACATCGTGAGGGACAAATATTTCGATGGTATAAAGAAATTATTCGAGCCATACTGGGTCCTGGTAAAAGAAGCCAATGGACGTGGAAGAACCGCCCTGGTTCAACTAATCTTACCATTTTCGGCCCTCTATTTGAGGATCTTAGAGGCCCTCCAAAGTACATGCTGTCTCAGATTTCTGTTGGTCGTGTGAACAAACGTGATGACAGAATAATTGCTTCTGATGACGAAACGGAAGATGCAGAAGCACCCATAATTCAAAAATTGTTTGGAATTATGAGGATTTACTACACATTTCTTGAATGTTCCAAACGTGTGGCACTCGGAATCGTGGCTGGTGCTTATGTACAGAACTCATCCTTAAAAACTCCAACGATCATAGTACTTTGTATGACCTCATTTCAACTGTTCTTCATGGTTCTTAAGAAGCCATTCATTAAGAAAAAGGTCCAGCTAGCCGAGATTGTCTCAGTGTCAGGTGAGGTCGCCATTTTTGCAATCTGTTATGTTTTCTTGGAACAGAAGTTTTCCCCCCAAAACGAGAGGAAAATTGGGATCTCGATGCTGTTGATTTTCTTGTTAGCCTTTCTAGTCCAAATGATCAATGAATGGCGTGCACTATACCGACAGATAAAGCGTCTGGATCCCATTAACAACTCGTTTTTACGAGGTTTGGAAAATGCTTTAATTGGATTCCTCTTGTTCTGTTGTCCCCACGGTTTGGTCAAGAATCTCGACCGAAAGTTCCCTTTAAACAATACTACTGAAACGGCAGAAACGACTTTTTCTGCTAATAGGATTCAGAGCTTGGGGAGCGCGGCCTCCGGAGACAAGTCGTGGTTGAAGCAAATTCAAGAACTAGCAAGATCAAGCTTTAGTAAAGACGGAGCCAGGACCATCCCAGGCGATCCATCCACGAGTAAATCGACCAAGTCGAGCGGATTTTGGAGAGCTAGGATGAGTGGAAGTTCGACTGCGTCTACTGACGTTAGTACAAAACAGAGGGGATTGCACAGAGAATTGGAAGaaattttttcattaaaatga